The Aeromicrobium yanjiei genome includes a region encoding these proteins:
- a CDS encoding CCA tRNA nucleotidyltransferase: MPTSPLTPDRQARIDAELAANPFLAEIGVLFESAGHELAIVGGPVRDAVLGRPGNDWDLTTSARPEEIESVVAGWADAVWDIGREFGTIGVRKGDHQLEITTYRSDEYEAGSRKPEVMFGDSLDGDLARRDFAVNAMAIRLPSREFVDLFGGLDDIDHRLLRTPVTPEQSFSDDPLRMMRAARFVAQLGFTASPDVEAAMAAMAPRLEIVSAERIRDELNKLLLSPHPVAGLRLLVGTGLAEQMLPELPALKLERDEHHRHKDVYEHSLTVLEQAIALEGRLEHAPDLTIRLAALLHDIGKPRTRRFQDGGTVTFHHHDVVGAKLVRKRMRALRYSNELTDHVAKLVELHLRFHGYGSGEWTDSAVRRYVRDAGDQLERLHILTRADCTTRNAKKALRLQRTYDELEERIAVLAEQEELGSIRPDLDGGQIMAILGIPPGPEVGEAYRFLLDLRMDRGPLSEADATEALRAFWAARD; this comes from the coding sequence GTGCCCACGTCCCCGTTGACCCCCGACCGCCAGGCCAGGATCGACGCCGAGCTCGCCGCCAACCCGTTCCTGGCCGAGATCGGCGTGCTGTTCGAGTCCGCGGGTCACGAGCTGGCGATCGTGGGTGGCCCGGTCCGCGATGCGGTGCTGGGACGACCCGGCAACGACTGGGACCTGACCACCTCCGCCCGGCCCGAGGAGATCGAGTCCGTCGTCGCGGGGTGGGCCGACGCGGTGTGGGACATCGGACGCGAGTTCGGCACGATCGGCGTCCGCAAGGGCGATCACCAGCTCGAGATCACGACGTACCGCAGCGATGAGTACGAGGCGGGGTCCCGCAAGCCCGAGGTCATGTTCGGCGACTCCCTCGACGGCGACCTGGCGCGCCGGGACTTCGCGGTCAACGCCATGGCGATCCGGCTGCCGTCGCGCGAGTTCGTCGACCTGTTCGGCGGCCTCGACGACATCGACCATCGGCTGCTGCGCACCCCGGTCACCCCCGAGCAGTCGTTCAGCGACGATCCGCTGCGCATGATGCGGGCCGCCCGGTTCGTCGCCCAGCTCGGCTTCACGGCGTCCCCCGACGTGGAGGCCGCGATGGCGGCGATGGCCCCGCGCCTGGAGATCGTGTCGGCCGAGCGGATCCGCGACGAGCTCAACAAGCTCCTGCTGAGCCCGCACCCGGTCGCGGGCCTGCGCCTGCTGGTGGGCACCGGCCTGGCCGAGCAGATGCTCCCCGAGCTGCCCGCCCTCAAGCTCGAGCGCGACGAGCACCACCGGCACAAGGACGTCTACGAGCACTCGCTGACCGTGCTCGAGCAGGCCATCGCGCTGGAGGGACGCCTCGAGCACGCGCCCGACCTGACGATCCGGCTCGCCGCCCTGCTGCACGACATCGGCAAGCCGCGCACCCGTCGCTTCCAGGACGGCGGGACGGTCACGTTCCACCACCACGACGTGGTGGGAGCCAAGCTCGTCCGCAAGCGCATGCGTGCGCTGCGCTACAGCAACGAGCTGACCGACCACGTCGCGAAGCTCGTCGAGCTGCACCTGCGTTTCCACGGCTACGGCTCCGGGGAGTGGACCGACTCGGCCGTGCGCCGCTACGTCCGCGACGCGGGCGATCAGCTCGAGCGGCTGCACATCCTCACCCGTGCGGACTGCACGACCCGCAACGCCAAGAAGGCCCTGCGCCTGCAACGCACGTACGACGAGCTCGAAGAGCGCATCGCGGTGCTCGCGGAGCAGGAGGAGCTCGGGTCGATTCGTCCCGATCTCGACGGCGGGCAGATCATGGCGATCCTCGGGATCCCGCCCGGCCCGGAGGTCGGTGAGGCGTACCGCTTCCTGCTGGACCTGAGGATGGATCGAGGTCCGTTGAGCGAAGCAGACGCCACCGAGGCGCTCCGGGCCTTCTGGGCGGCCCGAGACTGA
- a CDS encoding DUF6049 family protein produces MSSPRRTILVALLVTILGAVLAPVVPAQAAGEDPDLQVSIRSLDPSRLTRGADVTMTGTVTNRNDHAWTAAQVYLVIPASPFTTRAQVDEAMANSKAYTGVRVVETGAFDELGDLAPSQTKRFRISVPYEQLGITGAEGVYPVGVQVLATDTDGSRSPEALAGATTTLPLISSDREAVPTSILWPFLMTDTRTGEGTYARPDRLLRAVSPGGQLRNLLDLASGSSGGGAGTALVDPALLVGVDDLANARHLPDDLELTDEQRAGAASFLEDLLQYARTHSPWILGYDRPDVLALAENPDLEGPLVRAIDRATDTVLAKYQLSGRRVSWPTRDGVTRGLLSNQRGSGDSPVIVSSSSLPDWEPRLGSLVQYTSAKGPLPLLVNDPKPTGSTGPETVLVLRQRVLSDAALAVLERAIDPDSRADSFTMVDPQWDPGVRWSTGQLSTAFTVPFTRATSLDALLTQRLVSYKGDVPTTAEARPLSRAQVLKATEIVEMGATLSSIISQSADVDDTLAREVASVLGVRWRLDRSAGLVLATSYARRISSELDKISIEAPPSVTLSSSKGGFPLTIRNDTDEAIRIGVDLDSSNPALTIPTLDDVDVAAGERRTITVQVDLGRQRTTFLTAHLVTANGTDVGSPTTFKVRSSSIGTVLWVAMGLAALFVLAALVRRFHRRRTASSAMPVGDDDD; encoded by the coding sequence GTGAGCAGCCCCCGCCGTACGATCCTCGTCGCGCTGCTCGTGACGATCCTCGGTGCGGTGCTTGCCCCCGTGGTGCCCGCCCAGGCCGCAGGCGAGGACCCCGATCTGCAGGTGTCGATCCGCTCGCTGGACCCCAGCCGGCTGACCCGCGGTGCCGACGTCACCATGACGGGCACCGTGACCAACCGCAACGACCACGCCTGGACGGCCGCGCAGGTGTACCTCGTGATCCCGGCCTCGCCGTTCACGACCCGCGCCCAGGTCGACGAGGCCATGGCGAACAGCAAGGCCTACACGGGCGTACGTGTCGTGGAGACCGGCGCATTCGACGAGCTCGGCGACCTGGCTCCTTCCCAGACCAAGCGGTTCCGCATCTCGGTGCCCTATGAGCAGCTGGGCATCACGGGCGCCGAGGGCGTGTATCCCGTGGGGGTCCAGGTGCTGGCGACCGACACCGACGGCTCCCGCAGCCCCGAGGCGCTGGCGGGGGCCACGACGACCCTGCCGCTGATCTCCTCCGACCGCGAGGCCGTGCCGACCTCGATCCTGTGGCCGTTCCTCATGACCGACACCCGGACCGGCGAGGGCACGTACGCCCGTCCCGACCGGCTCCTGCGGGCCGTCAGCCCCGGCGGTCAGCTGCGCAACCTGCTCGACCTGGCGTCCGGGTCCTCCGGCGGCGGCGCGGGCACCGCCCTCGTCGATCCCGCGCTGCTGGTCGGGGTCGACGACCTCGCCAACGCCCGTCACCTGCCCGACGACCTCGAGCTCACCGATGAGCAGCGGGCCGGCGCCGCCTCATTCCTCGAGGACCTGCTGCAGTACGCGCGGACGCACAGCCCGTGGATCCTCGGCTACGACCGCCCCGACGTGCTCGCGCTCGCCGAGAATCCCGACCTGGAGGGCCCGCTCGTGCGGGCGATCGATCGCGCGACCGACACGGTCCTCGCGAAGTACCAGCTCAGCGGCCGCCGGGTCTCCTGGCCCACGCGCGACGGCGTGACGAGGGGACTGCTCAGCAACCAGCGCGGCAGCGGGGACAGTCCTGTCATCGTGAGCTCGTCGTCGCTGCCGGACTGGGAGCCCCGCCTCGGGTCGCTCGTGCAGTACACCTCCGCGAAGGGGCCGCTGCCGCTGCTCGTCAACGACCCGAAGCCGACCGGCTCGACCGGTCCCGAGACCGTGCTGGTCCTGCGCCAACGTGTCCTGAGCGACGCCGCGCTCGCGGTGCTGGAGCGGGCCATCGACCCGGACTCGCGTGCGGACTCGTTCACGATGGTGGATCCGCAGTGGGACCCGGGCGTCCGGTGGTCCACGGGCCAGCTGTCGACCGCGTTCACGGTCCCGTTCACGCGGGCGACGAGCCTCGACGCACTCCTCACCCAGCGCCTCGTGTCCTACAAGGGCGACGTCCCGACGACTGCCGAGGCGCGTCCGCTGTCCCGGGCACAGGTGCTCAAGGCCACCGAGATCGTCGAGATGGGCGCGACGTTGAGCTCGATCATCTCGCAGTCCGCCGACGTCGACGACACCCTCGCCCGCGAGGTCGCCAGCGTGCTCGGCGTCCGGTGGCGCCTCGACCGGTCCGCCGGGTTGGTCCTCGCGACGTCGTACGCGCGGCGGATCTCCTCCGAGCTCGACAAGATCTCGATCGAGGCGCCGCCGTCCGTGACGCTCTCGAGCTCCAAGGGCGGCTTCCCGCTCACGATCCGGAACGACACCGACGAGGCGATCCGCATCGGCGTCGACCTCGACTCGAGCAATCCGGCCCTCACCATCCCGACCCTGGACGACGTCGACGTCGCAGCCGGCGAGCGGCGGACCATCACCGTGCAGGTCGATCTCGGCCGCCAGCGGACGACCTTCCTCACCGCCCACCTCGTGACCGCGAACGGCACCGACGTCGGGTCGCCGACGACGTTCAAGGTGCGCTCGAGCAGCATCGGCACGGTGCTGTGGGTCGCGATGGGGCTCGCCGCACTGTTCGTGCTGGCCGCCCTCGTGCGCCGTTTCCACCGCCGCCGGACCGCCTCGTCCGCGATGCCCGTGGGGGACGATGATGACTGA